Genomic DNA from Hordeum vulgare subsp. vulgare chromosome 2H, MorexV3_pseudomolecules_assembly, whole genome shotgun sequence:
GGATTCAAGGGCTTCAAAGCCAATCGCCACAACACCAAAGGCTTCACGCTCCAGGCCTGCTGAAACTGCTAAAACTAGCTTGCAAACTGAGCATGAATCTCGCACCTCTCCAAGCGTGAATAGAATACAAGTTGTTGCCCGTGGGATGAATCCATCTGTCACCTTGATGGATGATGATAACATTATTGATTTGTCTGACGATGAGTTTGATGATGAGGCACTTGCGAAGCTCATTCTGCAAAAGGAGGAAGAGGCCAAACATCTTGAAGACTTGCCTCTCTTTGTTGTAGATATCCTCAACTAGTTCATTGATGAATGGTCCCCTGATCCCATTCTCACCATCGATGCCCTTCAGCTTTCCATTGGACTAAGTGTCACCTTTCAAGGGCTGGTGAATGAAGAACTGTCAGTTTCTCAAAGGAATGCTTAACAACACGAGAAGATTCACCATGAGAGAGCACTTTTCAAGAAGCACGTCCACAAACTCATTGTTCTACAAATTCAAGGCTATCTGAAGATGATGGCAGCCTCGAAGACTGAGTTTGAGAAGTGTAGTGAAGATGTCAAAGGCGCCCTTGTGTGTCCGAGGAAGAAATATGAGAAGATGGTCTGAGCACATAATGAAATGCTAAAAATACAAGCTCTTGGCCAATCTGCTTTTGACCCTCGAGTTCTTGAGAAGTCAAAGaaggcttcaaagtcttcaagctaGCCAACACCCGCAAGACAAGAAACACCAAGCACCATCTTTCCCTCTGGCTTCTCTGGTTCCAAAACGCCTCTTCCTTCCTCTGTTGTATCCAGCAAGAAGACAAATACTGCGGAGGCTGAAGCCAGAAAGTGCAAGAATGTGCAAACTGTTGAAGCTCAACATGTCAAGAAGCAGAAGACAaagaagacaaagtcttcaagctCGGCCCAAGTGCCCCCCTCAAGTTCCCTCTGCGGCTCCAACGGCTCAAGAGGAGCCCCTCCTTGTGATGCCTATCTCTGTGGATCCTCCTACCTCATAAAATGTTGAGAGGCGAGTCATTCTTCATGATTCTGCTCCCACAGAGACTCGTGAAGCTGCTCCTGATGCTGAGGATATTCCAGTCGCTGACCCAACCATAACTGAATACATTATCTATGATGAAGCCATCCCCAAAGACAATATGGAACAAGAACCAGAACCGGTGCCTCAACTGGATGCACCTAGGGTATCATCACCATTGCTAGAGTCAGTGAAGAAGTGGACTTTGTTTCTCGTGCTAGACCAATCGTCCGTGATGAAATTTGGGAAGAAGCTCATCCAAACACACCTCTGCATGAAGTCATTCAACGTACTCCTCTAGTTCATGTATCAAATCCAGTGCTTGTGTCACCCCAGTCTCCATTCAAAGACATGGAGGTTGAAGCTTTGTTCATACGTCGCCCCTCAAAAGGATTCGTAAAGGCCCTAGGCCATCAACTACCTCCATGACAAGCATACTTGAAGAGGATGTATCGGTAGATCTGACTCCGTTAGTCGAAGACACTCCTATGGCTGAAGATGTGTCAAGCTAGCAACCTGAGGTTGAAGCCAAAGCTGTTAAACATATAGCTGTTGAAACCACTCAAGCTCCACCAGAACCACATACCACAGAACCTGCCATGGATGAAGCCCAATGCTCCATCTCCTCATGGTCCTCCTATCTGTGCGACGCCATCGACCGATGATAATGCTGAAAACATTGTCATGGCCCGCAACCGTGAAGGAGAGATGGTGCCAGTCAAGTGCCCCAGGTTAGTTCCTCCACCAAGAATGGGTCCACAATATGAATTCAATATCCGTCGACGTCCAAGAGTTCTGAACCCAATGCCTTGGCTCAAGGGGAACAAGGTAAAGACGAGGTCTAAGTGATTGCACGAGGTCTAAGTGACCTTGGctcaaggggaacaaggtgaAGACGAGGTCTAAGTGATTGCGCGAGGTCTAAGTGACCTTGGctcaaggggaacaaggtgaATACGATGTCTAAGTGATTGTGCGAGGTCTAAGTGACCTTGGctcaaggggaacaaggtgaAGACGAGGTCTTCTGAGTTAAATCTCGGCCTCCCTAACGAGATGTATAGTTGTCACAACAACTGGAACTGTTCCAACAAATCCCGAGTCTTTGTCAAGCAACTCATTCTATCTTTCCACTCCTTTACATACTGTTTAGTACTGTGAAGCCATTACTTGTTTGTTCTTGAAGTGAAGACATTCATTTGATCTGTGTTTGTCTCATACTACTTTAGTTTATCTCGGTACCCTTCTGTTTGCATGATGACTATGCCATACATGTCTGAATGTTTTCATCTTACTGGATGCCATACCTAGATCCTTGTGTGTTGTCCCTATCTCATCCTGAATCGTTTCTGCTCACTTCAAAGACATATACTGTTTCGAAACTAGAAGtcgtctattcaccccctttaGTCAATAACTAGCACTTTCATCGACAACTATGGTAGACCGAGATAACGTTCTGAAAAAGCTTCCATACAAACACCGAGAAATTGTTTCAGACTATGCGTGAGAGTTGTGAGTGTGTGAGGAAGGGGGGCTGAAATAGATAGAACTTTTCCTTGTGTTAACACATTGTCCCGACGCATCTCCATAAATCCTAAGGATCTCATTGAGTCTAATTGCACTCTCTGCATCCGCCTTGATGAAGATGAAACTATCATAGTGAAAAGCAACTGGTTCACCCAGGGTGCTCTCAAGCTTGCTCTAATATAACTATCAACAAAATTTCCATAGAACTTGAGAAACAAAGAAAAACCCTCGGCACATAAAAGAAAATGTATGGAAGATGTGAAATAAAGTAGCACTTCTCCGTTCACATGAACCAAAAATCGAACTGACAAAACATATTTCATAATCAATCTCACAAGATTGACGCAAAAGTCAAACTTTAATAGGATAGTTTGATGTTGAACTGTATTTGAGTTTGACTTCTCATAATATACCATGAGTCATGTTCATGTTTTAAAGTTCTAGGGCATAAATAATATTTATGCCCAAAAATCTTCTCTCCCCCACCCTAAAATCACTAAAAACACTTATTGGGTGTTAACTTTTGCGTCTTGTGTTCTCCATTTCCCTAAGATGCTCCGATAGTGTAGCCATCTTCCCTTCCCATTCTCCATTTCCCTTTCGTCTTCTGGGGTTCGCCGTGCCTTGGAGAGAGACCCTTCTCCCGCTCTCCCCGGGCACTCCATCGGCTCTTCCTCCCCAGCCCAGCCGCGTCGAATGGAGCCCGCGCCACTATCCTCGCTGCAGGAGGAAGGGGGGCCCGACgaatcgtcctcctcctccgccttctccgccgccgccgtgCCGCCACGGCCCGCCACGCAGTAAGCCGCCAACCCCACCCATCTCCTCACTGCATCTACCGCGAGAGAAGCCCTAACCACGGATCCTTCGCAGCCACTCGCTCCAGAAGTACGCGCCCGTGGACTGGTCGGCTTACTTCGACGAGGAGCGCCCCGTCGCCATCCCCGATACCGAGGACGTACGTGCGTTAGAGAGCAGGGGGATATCTCGGATTGCTCCTGTGTGATGTGATCTGACTATTGGAAGTGTTCCTCTTGGgttctctctgtgtgtgtgtaggtTTTCAATGTGTACATGGCCGGATCGGAAGGGCCCGTCGTGTTCTGTCTGCACGGAGGCGGCTACTCTGGGTAAGTTCAGACGCTACGGCTACAATGCAGCACCATTTGCATACGAATAGGCAGACAACTGCTAGTTTCTgtaattttcaaaatatttggttTACTACTAACTAGTGATGAATGTCCGGGCTGGAACCATGGAAAGCTTATGTTGCAAAATGCAGATGTTCAGATGTGTTTAGCTAAACTTCCAAAGCATACGCGTCAATTTTTTTTTTCCAAAGCATCGCCTCCTAGCTATTATGGCCTCATGGAAAATGTACACACCGCAACTTCTGTTGTGTTTGTGGAATGTTTTGGGTAAATTCAGTGTGCACTAAAGACTAAACAGTATGACCCGAAAAGTGTTAGGTTACTGAACAGTGTTTAAAGACAACTTTTGCTTGTATTTACAATAATCATGTAAATCCTTCTCCAAGTGACTTGACTATACTCCTTGTGAAATGTTGCCTTGTAAACTTGCTTATATTTAACAAATGTGTGCTTAGTGCTCACGTTGGTATGTTTATTCCTCAATCTTCCTTAGGCTTTCATTTGCGCTAGCAGCTAATCAGATAAAGGGAAAGGCTCGTGTTGTTGCCATGGATTTACGGGGACATGGGAAATCTTCCACAAGTGATGATTTGGACCTGTCCATTGAAGTATGTTCCTTCACTGTTTTCATAACTTACCAATTTGATAGATAGCTACACTTTTCATACTTATAAGGTAATCCATGCTTCTTGACATTTACCTTTGTCTatgttcttgttatttgcaactGCAGACTCTTACCAATGATGTAATAGTTGTTATACGTGCATTGTATGGAGATTTGCCACCAGCAATTATACTTGTTGGTCATAGGTAAGTCAACAttgtgtattttttttcttttcttttgtgcaTGCCTCCTTTATCTGAAGCACTTGACTGAAGTTCTAGTTCATAATAGATGAAATTCACAGTGGGCAAATTAGCGTGATATATCTTAATAGTTTCTGGAAGCTAATTTCCACGGTCTTAAAACTAACACTGAAATTTCATGATGCTAATTGTTCTATTAATACATTCTACCTTTCagttactctgctgttacttggcTGGTTTGTACTATGCACATTCTTGACTCAGCAAGCTTGTTCATTCTGATAAGGGTTCTTGGTAGCTTCTAGTGAATAGTGATGCactctttgacctcttttttagCATGGGTGGTTCAGTGGCTGTACATGTGGCTGCAAGAAGAGCAATTCACAATCTTcatggtcttgttgttgttgatgtagttGAGGTAGTAAGAGTTTCCTTACGTTAGATCTTAAATTATTGTTGCACATGAAACGATCTGACTCATTGTTGATTCTGAACTTCTCCTTTTGTACACAGGGAACAGCAATTGCTTCATTGATTCATATGCAGAAAATATTATTAAATCGAGCACAGCACTTCCCGAGCATTGAGAAAGCAGTATGTTGATTCAAAACTATATTCTGTGTGCTCATGCCATTTCAGCTTTAAGTATCTTTGCTGCCCACAATATCtgaattttcatttttagttCATCATGctgtccttcatcacttgattttcGGAAATATGGATTTGATGTTGTACAGATTATGGCCACAAGATATATCATGAAGAAATAAATAGAATAAGTAGAAACCACTCAATGCAAGTGGAATTCTTATAAAAAGCCAAGTGTATCATATTTAAATATATCCTTCACCTTATTTTTGTTTAATAAAAAAGGGCAGCCCGGTGCACGTAGCTACTGCTTGCGTAGAGTTCGGGGTAGGGTGCGATCACTTTGGCTCTTTTGTATGCAGCCTTTCCTTGCATTTCTGCAAGAGTCTGATTCCAGGACTCGAATCTGTGACCATGTGACCTCATGGTCACAAGGCAACAGCTTTACCGCTGCACCAAGGCTCCACTTCTCTATTTTTGTTTAATGAAACTTATAATTACACAGATTGAGTGGAGCGTTAAAGGGGGCCCGCTACGGAACATCGATTCTGCACGTGTTTCTATTCCATCTACCTTGAAGTATGATGAATCAAAGGAATGGTAAGCAATACCTTACGTAATGCGTGCCTGTAGCTTGTAACTCAATGTGGTTAGAGAAAAAAAATGTGCATCAACTTGATATTGAGCATTATTTAGGAGACTAAATATATTGGTGTACTTTGTTTCAGCTATACATACCGCACTCCTCTCGAGAAAACAGAAAAGTACTGGAAAGGATGGTATGTTTTCAACCTGATTATGGTCTTTATGCTATTTTTACCACCACCTTTACTAAAACCATGTCCTTTTTCACATGATCTGTACAAGTGCTATCTCTGTTGCTCAATTTGATATATCATATGTCTGGTCTACGCAAGAGGGATTGCCCATTTAATCTGATAAGGACCCAACTCTTACTAATATTGGAAGTTGAGCTAGTTGAATGGATTGAAACAAACAGAAAAAGACATTCATGAATTGTCGTAACCGCCAAACATAGTGGCAGCAAACACAGAATAGCTAAACCAGATTTCATGAGCCATCAATATTTTGAGGAACGCTCTTGTTGTTTTTGGCATTACTTTCAAATTATTTGCTTATCATTTCTGTGATTGGCTGACATTGAAGCACATAAATGCTTCTGTTTTAGGTACGAAGGTCTTTCAGACAAGTTCTTATCTTGTCCTGTACAAAAGATACTATTATTAGCTGGCACCGATAGATTGGACAGGTTTGCAACATCCATCCAGTCTGAGAAACTCTATATTTATTCATTACCATGCTTGGCTTGTGCTAAAACCTTCATTAGTTAACTCTGTGCTATTCATTTCTGATCGATTGTTATCATTGTGTGTCAGTTGCACCAGCATGTAGTGTGCACTCTGTTTTTCTAAGGGCAGGCAATATTTTTTTATGAGTTTACACTCACACTAACAATCAGACTATCAAGATTAATGCTGGGAAGAAACTGAACTTCTTGCTAGCGTTTTTCATTGTCATCTGTTATTTGTTATTTGAAGTGCAAAGCATATTACACTCATCCATTATCAAACCTTCTATTTTAGAGGATTTCATTTTCCGTACATGCATCCTCATTGTTCCCTTAATAGTGTGCTGAATGTGAACGCCTTGTATCACTTCGTAGCCCATGCAGGAAAATATGTGTAATGCACTGGTTAACATGTTCTGCAGATCTTTAACAATTGGTCAAATGCAAgggaagtttcaaatgatagtagTTCGACACACTGGGCATGCCATACAGGTTTGATCCTAATGTACTTTGTTAGTCACTTTATATTCTAAAGTCTTTAGTCCAAGGCTTGGATTTTTTCGCTTTACATCTGCTTCTAGGGCCTCTGAGTGATCACAGCATGCATAGATGAGTAGATGCTTGAGGGCTAATTTGAATTTTTCATAGAATTTGCTGAAAtgccgaagcaccacatgattagCAACCTAAGTTTTATCTACTGACTGTTGTTCATTATTATACTAGTGTTATAGTTGACGAACATATTTCTTCAGAAGCATGAttattattaaggtttataactatcAGCTACAAATCTTACCAAGTTTTAGCATATCAATGAAAACTTCATTTCAGGAAGATGTGCCTGAAGAATTTGCATCACACATACTGAACTTCATATCTCGCAACAAAATAGGGCCCAATGGTGTTGAGGTCAGTAACTAATCTCCTTATTTCCATTTCTCAATATTTGCTTCGCTTCGGAACTAATGCCTGGTACTTATATTTTCTCAGATACCTGGCCTCATAAAAAAATGGCAGCATTAAATAGACTCTGGAgggagcagtgcctactgccaacaTCAGCACTATATAGGGGGAAACCTGGGGCTCGTATCTGTGCCTGTTCATTGCGTTTCTCCTGGTAGAGAAAGTTTGTGTCAAAAAGAAAGACAAAGCCATAGGGATGAGATTTACCACTTGGTCGCCTATCATCCATACCGTGAATGGTTTTTCGAGCAACTATTGTGCCATATGTAAATAAATTTTCGCACTGAGTGTTGACCCATGAACTAGATTCGTGTTCTCTAGGTGTATTGATACTTTTTCAAGCTTACATCGCTTAGTTTGTAGTCCCAATTGCATACACCTTCAACTTCAACTTCAACTTCAAGGCAGGCTTCAGATCTCTCTGACATAATATTGTACTTGAGCCTTAGAGGCCATATTATACCCAGTCGAACACATAAGACTGTACCTACAAGATTTTGTTGTCGTCGAAGCTAAGACTAATATGTTGTTTTGAAGTGGTTGGGATCCCAGCACAAAGACAATGATATGCTACTGGTTTCCTTTCTTACATACATTGCTGGGAGTA
This window encodes:
- the LOC123426802 gene encoding protein phosphatase methylesterase 1: MEPAPLSSLQEEGGPDESSSSSAFSAAAVPPRPATHHSLQKYAPVDWSAYFDEERPVAIPDTEDVFNVYMAGSEGPVVFCLHGGGYSGLSFALAANQIKGKARVVAMDLRGHGKSSTSDDLDLSIETLTNDVIVVIRALYGDLPPAIILVGHSMGGSVAVHVAARRAIHNLHGLVVVDVVEGTAIASLIHMQKILLNRAQHFPSIEKAIEWSVKGGPLRNIDSARVSIPSTLKYDESKECYTYRTPLEKTEKYWKGWYEGLSDKFLSCPVQKILLLAGTDRLDRSLTIGQMQGKFQMIVVRHTGHAIQEDVPEEFASHILNFISRNKIGPNGVEIPGLIKKWQH